In Nematostella vectensis chromosome 2, jaNemVect1.1, whole genome shotgun sequence, one genomic interval encodes:
- the LOC5521105 gene encoding neurogenic locus notch homolog protein 1 isoform X23 → MATPFLSLAVALLALGYTVVAHRECQHYKVLNTADRASTRSQGNVLKCDQKEILTKAWYRFEGAAGSAMPTSPVPINRCGTHAPGWMEGSHPTVAEGIVTRKVCYHWSGKPCHWNNAIRVRSCGGFYVYELNRPPVCHLRYCGNGVSAPSKPLECRSYKKLDTADRAAGRPRGNVLKCDQKEILTKAWYRFEGAAGSAMPTSLVPINRCGTHAPGWMEGSHPTVAEGIVTRKVCYHWSGKTCHWNNAIRVRNCGGFYVYELNRPPVCHLRYCGNAEFDVNECSKNPCKNGGVCKNEHGGYSCACKAGFTGKNCEQDVNECSVNPCKNGGVCKNEHGGYSCACKAGFTGKNCEQAPSKPLECRSYKKLDTADRAAGRPRGNVLKCDQKEILTKAWYRFEGAAGSAMPTSLVPINRCGTHAPGWMEGSHPTVAEGIVVRKVCYHWSGKTCHWNNAIRVRNCGGFYVYELNRPPVCHLRYCGNAEFDVNECSKNPCKNGGVCKNEHGGYSCACKVGFTGKNCEQDVNECSVNPCKNGGVCKNEHGGYSCACKAGFTGKNCEQDVNECSVNPCKNGGVCKNEHGGYSCACKAGFTGKNCEQAPSKPRECRSYKKLDTADRAAGRPRGNVLKCDQKEILTKAWYRFEGAAGSAMPTSLVPINRCGTHAPGWMEGSHPTVAEGIVVRKVCYHWSGKTCHWNNAIRVRNCGGFYVYELNRPPVCHLRYCGNAEFDVNECSINPCKNGGVCKNEHGGYSCACKAGFTGKNCEQDVNECSVNPCKNGGVCKNEHGGYSCACKAGFTGKNCEQAPSKPRECRSYKKLDTADRAAGRPRGNVLKCDQKEILTKAWYRFEGAAGSAMPTSLVPINRCGTHAPGWMEGSHPTVAEGIVVRKVCYHWSGKTCHWNNAIRVRNCGGFYVYELNRPPVCHLRYCGNAEFDVNECSINPCKNGGVCKNEHGGYSCACKAGFTGKNCEQDVNECSVNPCKNGGVCKNEHGGYSCACKAGFTGKNCEQAPSKPLECRSYKKLDTADRAAGRPRGNVLKCDQKEILTKAWYRFEGAAGSAMPTSLVPINRCGTHAPGWMEGSHPTVAEGIVTRKVCYHWSGKTCHWNNAIRVRNCGGFYVYELNRPPVCHLRYCGNAEFETCSSKPCKNGGTCREVNGAYSCTCKSGFTGKNCEQDVNECSKNPCKNGGVCKNEHGGYSCACKVGFTGKICEQDVNECSENPCKNGGVCKNEHGGYSCACKAGFTGKNCEQDVNECSENPCKNGGVCKNEHGGYSCACKAGFTGKNCEQDVNECSKNPCKNGGVCKNEHGGYSCACKAGFTGKICEQDVNECSENPCKNGGVCKNEHGGYSCACKAGFTGKNCEQDVNECSENPCKNGGVCKNEHGGYSCACKAGFMGKNCEQDVNECSKNPCQNGGVCKNEHGGYSCACKAGFTGKNCEQDVNECSKNPCKNDGVCKNEHGGYSCACKAGFTGKNCEQDMNECSKNPCQNGGVCKNKHGGYSCACKAGFTGKNCEQDVNECSKYPCQNGGVCKNEHGGYSCACKAEFTGKNCEQDVNECSKNPCKNGGVCKNEHGGYSCTCKAGFTGKTCEQDVNECSKNPCKNGGVCKNEHGGYSCACKAEFTGKNCEQDVNECSKNPCKNGGVCKNEHGGYSCTCKAGFTGKICEQDVNECSKNPCKNGGVCKNEHGGHSCTCKAGFTGKNCEQDVNECSKNPCKNGGVCKNEHGGYSCTCKAGFTGKNCEQDVNECSTNPCQNGGVCKNEHGGYSCVCKAGFTGKNCEQDVDECAGVNPCHHGGVCSNSHGGYSCKCASGYTGKNCEQDKNECKVNPCLNNGKCINTPGSYKCNCIDEYTGKHCETEPQEPGAPKYKELGCYKDNGNDKNKPRRTIPEMIANFRPQIDWHDMSKTVNECAKHAKEKGYEIFGVQFYGECYSGPTAEIDYERDGKAERGKCWAGVGGPSTNMVYRIE, encoded by the exons ATGGCGACTCCTTTCCTATCGCTAGCAGTTGCACTGCT GGCCTTGGGTTACACGGTTGTTGCACATAGag AGTGTCAGCATTATAAAGTATTAAACACCGCCGACCGTGCGTCAACAAGGTCCCAAGGTAACGTCCTCAAATGTGATCAGAAAGAGATCCTAACCAAGGCCTGGTACCGATTTGAAGGCGCCGCCGGGTCTGCCATGCCTACATCGCCCGTCCCTATCAACAGGTGTGGTACCCACGCTCCGGGCTGGATGGAGGGATCACACCCAACAGTCGCAGAGGGTATTGTCACCCGTAAAGTCTGTTATCACTGGAGTGGTAAACCCTGCCATTGGAACAACGCTATTCGCGTCAGAAGCTGTGGGGGGTTTTACGTGTACGAGCTCAACAGACCGCCTGTTTGTCATCTTCGTTACTGTGGCAACGGAGTATCAG cccCGTCGAAACCACTAG AATGCCGAAGCTACAAAAAGCTCGACACAGCAGACCGTGCAGCTGGGAGACCGAGGGGTAACGTCCTCAAATGTGATCAGAAAGAGATCCTAACCAAGGCCTGGTACCGATTTGAAGGCGCCGCCGGGTCTGCCATGCCTACATCGCTCGTCCCTATCAACAGATGTGGTACCCACGCTCCGGGCTGGATGGAGGGATCACACCCAACAGTTGCAGAGGGTATTGTCACCCGTAAAGTCTGTTATCACTGGAGTGGTAAAACCTGCCATTGGAACAACGCTATTCGCGTCAGAAACTGTGGGGGTTTTTACGTGTACGAGCTCAACAGACCGCCTGTCTGTCATCTTCGTTACTGTGGCAACGCGGAATTTG ATGTGAATGAATGCAGCAAAAATCCGTGCAAAAATGGCGGAGTATGCAAAAACGAACATGGTGGATACTCTTGTGCTTGCAAAGCAGGATTCACGGGCAAAAACTGTGAACAAG ATGTGAATGAATGCAGCGTAAACCCGTGCAAAAATGGCGGAGTATGCAAAAACGAACATGGTGGATACTCTTGTGCTTGCAAAGCAGGATTCACGGGCAAAAACTGTGAACAAG cccCGTCGAAACCACTAG AATGCCGAAGCTACAAAAAGCTCGACACAGCAGACCGTGCCGCTGGGAGACCGAGGGGTAACGTCCTCAAATGTGATCAGAAAGAGATCCTAACCAAGGCCTGGTACCGATTTGAAGGCGCCGCCGGGTCTGCCATGCCTACATCGCTCGTCCCTATCAACAGATGTGGTACCCACGCTCCGGGCTGGATGGAGGGATCACACCCAACAGTTGCAGAGGGTATTGTCGTCCGTAAAGTCTGTTATCACTGGAGTGGTAAAACCTGCCATTGGAACAACGCTATTCGCGTCAGAAACTGTGGGGGTTTTTACGTGTACGAGCTCAACAGACCGCCTGTCTGTCATCTTCGTTACTGTGGCAACGCGGAATTTG ATGTGAATGAATGCAGCAAAAATCCGTGCAAAAATGGCGGAGTATGCAAAAACGAACATGGTGGATACTCTTGTGCTTGCAAAGTAGGATTCACGGGCAAAAACTGTGAACAAG ATGTGAATGAATGCAGCGTAAACCCGTGCAAAAATGGCGGAGTATGCAAAAACGAACATGGTGGATACTCTTGTGCTTGCAAAGCAGGATTCACGGGCAAAAACTGTGAACAAG ATGTGAATGAATGCAGCGTAAACCCGTGCAAAAATGGCGGAGTATGCAAAAACGAACATGGTGGATACTCTTGTGCTTGCAAAGCAGGATTCACGGGCAAAAACTGTGAACAAG cccCGTCGAAACCACGAG AATGCCGAAGCTACAAAAAGCTCGACACAGCAGACCGTGCCGCTGGGAGACCGAGGGGTAACGTCCTCAAATGTGATCAGAAAGAGATCCTAACCAAGGCCTGGTACCGATTTGAAGGCGCCGCCGGGTCTGCCATGCCTACATCGCTCGTCCCTATCAACAGATGTGGTACCCACGCTCCGGGCTGGATGGAGGGATCACACCCAACAGTTGCAGAGGGTATTGTCGTCCGTAAAGTCTGTTATCACTGGAGTGGTAAAACCTGCCATTGGAACAACGCTATTCGCGTCAGAAACTGTGGGGGGTTTTACGTGTACGAGCTCAACAGACCGCCTGTCTGTCATCTTCGTTACTGTGGCAACGCGGAATTTG ATGTGAATGAATGCAGCATAAACCCGTGCAAAAATGGCGGTGTATGCAAAAACGAACATGGTGGATACTCTTGTGCTTGCAAAGCAGGATTCACGGGCAAAAACTGTGAACAAG ATGTGAATGAATGCAGCGTAAACCCGTGCAAAAATGGCGGAGTATGCAAAAACGAACATGGTGGATACTCTTGTGCTTGCAAAGCAGGATTCACGGGCAAAAACTGTGAACAAG cccCGTCGAAACCACGAG AATGCCGAAGCTACAAAAAGCTCGACACAGCAGACCGTGCCGCTGGGAGACCGAGGGGTAACGTCCTCAAATGTGATCAGAAAGAGATCCTAACCAAGGCCTGGTACCGATTTGAAGGCGCCGCCGGGTCTGCCATGCCTACATCGCTCGTCCCTATCAACAGATGTGGTACCCACGCTCCGGGCTGGATGGAGGGATCACACCCAACAGTTGCAGAGGGTATTGTCGTCCGTAAAGTCTGTTATCACTGGAGTGGTAAAACCTGCCATTGGAACAACGCTATTCGCGTCAGAAACTGTGGGGGGTTTTACGTGTACGAGCTCAACAGACCGCCTGTCTGTCATCTTCGTTACTGTGGCAACGCGGAATTTG ATGTGAATGAATGCAGCATAAACCCGTGCAAAAATGGCGGTGTATGCAAAAACGAACATGGTGGATACTCTTGTGCTTGCAAAGCAGGATTCACGGGCAAAAACTGTGAACAAG ATGTGAATGAATGCAGCGTAAACCCGTGCAAAAATGGCGGAGTATGCAAAAACGAACATGGTGGATACTCTTGTGCTTGCAAAGCAGGATTCACGGGCAAAAACTGTGAACAAG cccCGTCGAAACCACTAG AATGCCGAAGCTACAAAAAGCTCGACACAGCAGACCGTGCAGCTGGGAGACCGAGGGGTAACGTCCTCAAATGTGATCAGAAAGAGATCCTAACCAAGGCCTGGTACCGATTTGAAGGCGCCGCCGGGTCTGCCATGCCTACATCGCTCGTCCCTATCAACAGATGTGGTACCCACGCCCCGGGCTGGATGGAGGGATCACACCCAACAGTTGCAGAGGGTATTGTCACCCGTAAAGTCTGTTATCACTGGAGTGGTAAAACCTGCCATTGGAACAACGCTATTCGCGTCAGAAACTGTGGGGGGTTTTACGTGTACGAGCTCAACAGACCGCCTGTCTGTCATCTTCGTTACTGTGGCAACGCGGAATTTG aaacatgCAGTTCTAAACCGTGTAAGAATGGAGGAACTTGTCGTGAGGTCAATGGAGCATATAGTTGCACGTGCAAGAGTGGATTTACTGGGAAAAACTGCGAACAAG ATGTGAATGAATGCAGCAAAAACCCGTGCAAAAATGGCGGAGTGTGCAAAAACGAACATGGTGGATACTCTTGTGCTTGCAAAGTAGGATTTACGGGCAAAATCTGTGAACAAG ATGTGAACGAATGCAGCGAAAACCCGTGCAAAAATGGCGGAGTGTGCAAAAACGAACATGGTGGATACTCTTGTGCTTGCAAAGCAGGATTCACGGGCAAAAACTGTGAACAAG ATGTAAATGAATGCAGCGAAAACCCGTGCAAAAATGGCGGAGTATGCAAAAACGAACATGGCGGATACTCTTGCGCTTGCAAAGCAGGATTTACGGGCAAAAACTGCGAACAAG ATGTGAATGAATGTAGCAAAAACCCGTGCAAAAATGGCGGAGTATGCAAAAACGAACATGGTGGATACTCTTGTGCTTGCAAAGCAGGATTCACGGGCAAAATCTGCGAACAAG ATGTGAACGAATGCAGCGAAAACCCGTGCAAAAATGGCGGAGTGTGCAAAAACGAACATGGTGGATACTCTTGTGCTTGCAAAGCAGGATTCACGGGCAAAAACTGTGAACAAG ATGTGAATGAATGCAGCGAAAACCCGTGCAAAAATGGCGGAGTATGCAAAAACGAACATGGCGGATACTCTTGCGCTTGCAAAGCAGGATTTATGGGCAAAAACTGCGAACAAG ATGTGAATGAATGCAGCAAAAATCCGTGCCAAAATGGCGGAGTATGCAAAAACGAACATGGCGGATACTCTTGCGCTTGCAAAGCAGGATTCACGGGCAAAAACTGTGAACAAG ATGTGAATGAATGTAGCAAAAACCCGTGCAAAAATGACGGAGTATGCAAAAACGAACATGGCGGATACTCTTGCGCTTGCAAAGCAGGATTCACGGGCAAAAACTGCGAACAAG ATATGAATGAATGCAGCAAAAATCCGTGCCAAAATGGCGGAGTATGCAAAAACAAACATGGTGGATACTCTTGCGCTTGCAAAGCAGGATTCACGGGCAAAAACTGCGAACAAG ATGTAAATGAATGCAGCAAATATCCGTGCCAAAATGGCGGGGTATGCAAAAACGAACATGGCGGATACTCTTGCGCTTGCAAAGCAGAATTCACTGGCAAAAACTGCGAACAAG ATGTGAATGAATGCAGCAAAAACCCGTGCAAAAATGGCGGAGTATGCAAAAACGAACATGGGGGATACTCTTGCACTTGCAAAGCAGGATTCACGGGCAAAACCTGCGAACAAG ATGTGAATGAATGCAGCAAAAACCCGTGCAAAAATGGCGGAGTATGCAAAAACGAACATGGCGGATACTCTTGCGCTTGCAAAGCAGAATTCACGGGCAAAAACTGCGAACAAG ATGTGAATGAATGCAGCAAAAACCCGTGCAAAAATGGCGGAGTATGCAAAAACGAACATGGCGGATACTCTTGCACTTGCAAAGCAGGATTTACGGGCAAAATCTGTGAACAAG ATGTGAATGAATGCAGCAAAAACCCGTGCAAAAATGGCGGAGTATGCAAAAACGAACATGGTGGACACTCTTGCACCTGCAAAGCAGGATTTACGGGCAAAAACTGTGAACAAG ATGTAAATGAATGCAGCAAAAACCCGTGCAAAAATGGCGGAGTATGCAAAAACGAACATGGCGGATACTCTTGCACTTGCAAGGCGGGATTTACGGGCAAGAACTGCGAACAAG ATGTGAATGAATGCAGCACAAATCCGTGCCAAAATGGCGGAGTATGCAAAAACGAACATGGCGGATACTCTTGCGTTTGTAAGGCAGGTTTTACGGGAAAAAACTGCGAACAGG ATGTTGACGAATGTGCCGGCGTCAACCCGTGTCATCATGGCGGAGTCTGCTCTAACAGCCATGGAGGATACAGTTGTAAATGCGCGTCCGGGTACACCGGAAAGAACTGCGAACAAG ATAAAAATGAGTGTAAGGTGAATCCATGCTTGAATAATGGCAAGTGTATCAACACTCCGGGAAGCTACAAGTGCAACTGCATCGATGAGTACACCGGGAAACATTGTGAAACGG aACCTCAAGAACCGGGAGCAC CCAAGTACAAGGAGCTTGGATGCTACAAGGACAACGGCAACGACAAAAACAAGCCGAGACGAACTATCCCTGAAATGATTGCAAATTTTAGACCACAAATCGACTGGCATGACATGAGCAAGACTGTTAACGAATGTGCTAAACACGCCAAAGAAAAAGG GTACGAGATTTTCGGAGTTCAATTCTACGGTGAATGCTACAGTGGTCCTACTGCTGAGATAGACTATGAACGAGATGGCAAGGCGGAAAGGGGAAAGTGCTGGGCCGGTGTAGGGGGTCCTAGCACTAACATGGTATACAGGATTGAATAA